One window of the Brevibacterium limosum genome contains the following:
- a CDS encoding MBL fold metallo-hydrolase, which translates to MAIESLSSQQSAAWKDRALPPVEQVAEGVWALPVPIPNNPLVYTYCYAIADGSGVVLIDPGWDGRDQYLALTSALADLGFTVADIRGIAITHYHRDHIGLVPALLAKNPDAWVAMHGEDLRAIRRFFTDAVDLGTGIDPNLNIARAYGVPEDRWAEVESLQVGSSKGGAKGDSMSLYKQAMSRLPENIHVLDDGTDLPLDEGRVTAMWTPGHTYGHSAFVRDEDKLFFSGDHVLPTITPNIGLDSGAITHSLGDYLRSLEKIGGLDEDVAVLPAHGFRFSGLHDRKVELVEHHHERLAEIRARMESTDDHSVFSIAAGLHWSRGFESLHNFNLFAALAETAAHMHYLGIDIGVGSLVGTD; encoded by the coding sequence ATGGCGATCGAATCGCTCAGTTCCCAGCAGTCGGCGGCATGGAAAGACCGAGCCCTGCCTCCTGTCGAACAGGTCGCCGAGGGTGTCTGGGCCCTTCCGGTCCCGATCCCGAACAACCCTCTCGTATACACCTACTGCTATGCCATCGCCGACGGCTCCGGCGTCGTCCTCATCGACCCGGGCTGGGACGGCAGGGACCAGTACCTGGCGCTCACCTCGGCGCTGGCCGACCTCGGCTTCACCGTCGCCGATATCCGCGGGATCGCGATCACCCACTACCACCGCGACCACATCGGACTTGTGCCCGCACTGCTCGCGAAGAACCCCGACGCCTGGGTCGCCATGCACGGCGAGGACCTGCGCGCGATCAGACGCTTCTTCACCGACGCCGTCGACCTCGGCACCGGCATCGACCCCAACCTCAACATCGCCCGCGCCTACGGAGTCCCCGAGGACCGCTGGGCCGAAGTCGAAAGCCTCCAGGTCGGATCGAGCAAGGGCGGGGCCAAGGGCGACTCGATGAGCCTGTACAAACAGGCGATGAGCCGGCTGCCCGAGAACATCCACGTCCTCGACGACGGCACCGACCTCCCCCTCGACGAGGGCCGAGTGACGGCAATGTGGACGCCGGGGCACACCTACGGGCACTCGGCGTTCGTCCGCGACGAGGACAAGCTGTTCTTCTCCGGCGACCACGTGCTGCCGACGATCACCCCGAACATCGGCCTCGATTCCGGCGCGATCACGCACAGCCTCGGCGACTATCTGCGCTCGCTGGAGAAGATCGGTGGGCTCGACGAGGATGTGGCTGTGCTGCCGGCCCACGGATTCCGCTTCAGCGGACTCCACGACCGCAAGGTCGAACTCGTCGAACACCACCACGAACGCCTCGCCGAGATCCGCGCCCGCATGGAGTCCACCGACGACCACAGCGTCTTTTCGATCGCGGCCGGCCTGCACTGGTCACGCGGCTTCGAGAGCCTGCACAACTTCAACCTCTTCGCCGCCCTTGCCGAAACCGCCGCGCACATGCATTATCTCGGTATCGACATCGGCGTCGGCTCACTCGTCGGCACGGACTGA
- a CDS encoding FAD/NAD(P)-binding protein codes for MNESPVPAVAIIGVGPRGLTVLERLVALATRRFADSAEPAGSGSGVSRRSADGTAEPALTIHLIDPYPPGAGIVWRTDQPESLLMNTTIAEQTVFPDSSCTFLAPGEAPTGPSMGEWYLANGGTEPLHSTFPSRSLYGRYLRDAYRRIRTGAPDFIEIIEHPTRAESVIDLPTIDLPEPASQGSRAMVPEQLVRCQNGTTIVAGAVVLAVGHIPSAQPEERARLAAFAELGGGLYLPQGLPAETPVAEVAPGERVVVRGMGLNYFDLQTLFTHERGGRFEPEPGGQLRYVPSGEEPRLALGSRRGIPYRSKPICHEHPRRDWPLRYFTKDNIALLAGLEDLDGDRRAGARFNDQLWPLILADLRLAYYRTLSQVRPEAFTDDPGQLREAIGEAVSRHLTRRTWQETHPQSAGEDGATEARAAAAVPAAASATTTEDAARQGRVTREAFAWSEIEEALVPDPADRMSLHTLLNPLEGELFTSREPGEPGSLHEWMLDFLRTDLRSSLAGPTGSPEKALFTVLWQSRLLLKELIVAGHIDRVSIDMEILGWFEGFVSGICDGPPPQRIAELIALAEAGIVSFIGPDMRIEENPDALRENPEAPEAEAENASSGIAARPDGFESSPAEAQGLTNEAQGPRPEIFTVTSAQAAGAITGSVVIDAASPTNSVSRAADVLLYGMLERGQLTAARLTLDDGREKFLNGLALTSRPYRTIDVEGNVHPRRFALSIQLSSKQWGLAIAANPGTDAATLHDSHAAAEAILDLL; via the coding sequence GTGAACGAATCTCCCGTCCCCGCGGTCGCGATCATCGGGGTCGGACCGCGGGGTCTCACCGTTCTGGAGCGGCTCGTGGCGCTGGCGACGAGACGCTTCGCTGACAGCGCCGAACCCGCAGGCAGCGGATCCGGCGTGTCCCGCCGCTCAGCTGACGGCACCGCCGAGCCCGCGCTGACCATCCATCTCATCGATCCGTACCCACCAGGTGCGGGCATCGTGTGGCGCACCGACCAGCCCGAGTCCCTGCTGATGAACACCACCATCGCCGAGCAGACCGTCTTCCCCGACTCCAGCTGCACCTTCCTCGCCCCCGGCGAAGCACCGACTGGGCCGTCCATGGGCGAGTGGTACCTCGCCAACGGCGGCACCGAACCACTCCATTCGACCTTCCCCAGCCGCAGCCTCTACGGTCGCTACCTCCGCGATGCCTACAGGCGCATCCGCACCGGTGCACCGGACTTCATCGAGATCATCGAACACCCGACGAGGGCCGAATCCGTCATCGACCTGCCCACGATAGACCTTCCCGAGCCGGCGTCTCAGGGATCGCGGGCCATGGTTCCCGAACAGCTCGTGCGCTGCCAGAACGGCACGACGATCGTGGCCGGCGCCGTCGTACTCGCCGTCGGCCACATTCCCAGCGCCCAGCCGGAGGAGCGCGCCCGCCTCGCCGCATTCGCCGAACTCGGCGGCGGGCTCTACCTGCCGCAGGGCCTGCCCGCGGAGACCCCCGTCGCCGAGGTGGCCCCCGGTGAGCGGGTCGTCGTCCGTGGCATGGGGCTCAACTACTTCGACCTGCAGACCCTGTTCACTCATGAACGCGGCGGTCGCTTCGAACCGGAACCCGGCGGGCAGCTGCGCTATGTGCCCAGCGGTGAAGAACCGCGGCTGGCGCTGGGTTCGCGACGCGGAATCCCGTATCGCAGCAAACCGATCTGTCACGAACACCCGCGCCGAGACTGGCCGCTGCGGTACTTCACGAAGGACAACATCGCGCTGCTCGCCGGGCTCGAGGACCTCGACGGGGACCGCAGGGCCGGTGCCCGGTTCAACGATCAGCTGTGGCCGCTCATCCTCGCCGACCTGCGCCTGGCGTACTATCGCACGCTCTCCCAGGTCCGCCCCGAAGCGTTCACGGATGATCCCGGCCAGCTGCGCGAAGCCATCGGCGAAGCGGTCTCGCGCCACCTGACCCGCCGCACCTGGCAGGAGACGCACCCGCAGTCAGCGGGTGAAGACGGTGCCACCGAGGCTCGGGCCGCTGCAGCCGTTCCTGCAGCGGCGAGCGCCACGACCACCGAGGATGCCGCCCGTCAGGGACGCGTCACCCGCGAGGCCTTCGCCTGGTCGGAGATCGAAGAGGCACTCGTGCCCGATCCCGCCGACCGCATGTCCCTGCACACCTTGCTCAACCCGCTCGAAGGTGAGCTCTTCACCAGCCGCGAACCCGGCGAGCCCGGGTCCCTGCACGAGTGGATGCTCGACTTCCTGCGCACCGACCTGCGCAGCTCTCTGGCAGGTCCGACCGGCAGCCCGGAGAAAGCACTCTTCACTGTTCTGTGGCAGTCGCGGCTTCTGCTCAAGGAGCTCATCGTCGCAGGTCACATCGACCGCGTGAGCATCGACATGGAGATCCTCGGCTGGTTCGAGGGCTTCGTCTCCGGCATCTGCGATGGACCTCCCCCGCAGCGGATCGCCGAACTCATCGCCCTCGCCGAGGCGGGAATCGTGTCCTTCATCGGCCCCGATATGCGCATCGAAGAGAACCCGGACGCACTCCGCGAGAATCCGGAGGCGCCCGAAGCCGAAGCAGAGAACGCAAGTTCCGGCATCGCCGCACGCCCGGACGGGTTCGAGAGCTCCCCTGCCGAAGCGCAGGGCCTCACCAATGAGGCGCAGGGGCCGCGGCCGGAGATCTTCACGGTCACCTCGGCGCAGGCCGCCGGAGCGATCACGGGCAGCGTCGTCATCGATGCCGCGTCCCCGACGAACTCCGTCTCACGTGCAGCCGATGTCCTGCTGTACGGAATGCTCGAACGCGGTCAGCTCACCGCGGCCCGCCTGACCTTGGACGATGGTCGGGAGAAGTTCCTCAACGGACTCGCCCTCACGTCTCGGCCCTATCGCACGATCGACGTCGAGGGCAACGTCCACCCGCGCCGTTTCGCGCTGTCGATCCAACTGTCGTCGAAGCAGTGGGGGCTGGCGATCGCCGCGAACCCCGGCACCGATGCGGCCACGCTCCACGACTCGCACGCCGCCGCAGAGGCGATCCTCGACCTCCTCTGA
- a CDS encoding TetR/AcrR family transcriptional regulator: MNTDELSPRRRQTRSTLVQAGISVFAVRGIDGASIEEICEAGGLTRGAFYSNFSSRDDLVLAIIEMRTSENLDRLDATIQRWSEQLMATAEVPEIKALMTQFIDDVFNEKKQTVAETITEQEIELYCLRVPHLHARYVELNATQLDRLAALVTTALDVAGATPKQPIGDFLTVIISVFNRIALTAAAGKKMDDHVDIDPSLIVEVLMHLIDFCPDAEL, translated from the coding sequence ATGAACACAGATGAACTCAGCCCACGCAGACGCCAGACCCGATCCACCCTCGTTCAGGCCGGCATCTCGGTCTTCGCCGTCCGCGGCATCGACGGCGCCTCGATCGAGGAGATCTGCGAGGCCGGAGGCCTGACCCGAGGGGCGTTCTATTCGAACTTCTCCAGCCGTGACGATCTGGTGCTCGCGATCATCGAGATGCGCACCTCGGAGAACCTCGATCGCCTCGATGCCACGATCCAGCGGTGGTCTGAGCAGCTCATGGCCACTGCCGAGGTGCCGGAGATCAAAGCGCTGATGACGCAGTTCATCGACGACGTCTTCAATGAGAAGAAGCAGACCGTGGCCGAGACGATCACGGAACAGGAGATCGAGCTCTACTGCCTGCGGGTCCCGCATCTCCACGCCCGCTATGTCGAACTCAACGCCACTCAGCTCGACCGGCTGGCCGCACTCGTGACCACGGCCCTTGATGTCGCCGGCGCCACACCGAAGCAGCCGATCGGCGACTTCCTCACGGTCATCATCTCCGTGTTCAACCGGATCGCCCTGACTGCGGCGGCCGGGAAGAAGATGGACGATCACGTCGACATCGATCCGAGCCTCATCGTCGAGGTCCTCATGCACCTCATCGATTTCTGTCCCGACGCCGAGCTCTGA
- a CDS encoding YhgE/Pip domain-containing protein: MRLERANSKKPVNWFSLLGLVLIPIIVAAGFILATWKSGDRLETIEAAIVNNDDGAKVDGKTVPIGRQLTSGLVGEDENNIHWVITDEEDAQNGLSDGTYAAKLTIPEGFSRAVTSVDDAKSATQTQLDVDVSGTAPALDTQISRSVAEVARTTFNTQMTENYLDNIYVGFNKMSDQMKDLGDAAGELDKGAEGLKEGTGQSAEGAGELSTGMKQLSDNGGELKSGATELSKGAGELSKGASEMSGGLNELDKKTSKLPESTQKLADGSGELSDGVDEYTKSIDEIIKGFAGSGDSGEGGLGDITKGGKELEKGADGVSKGASGLSDGLHQYRDGLKEGADKADQLAGTKPDLDALVAAGIMTKDEAEQARAEMCPTGTPDQVCQGIEQAYAQGLFNGTSGGLNQAVDGLEQEQNGSSLLGGSDELAKGASELSDGVTKFVKGLEDGLGELTKGMEDISKNAPKLLEASKGLRDGAAGVADGNQQLADGMPALSKGIGKVADGSSELSDGAGQLSDGLSEYSTGVGKYTDGVSEAATGTSELSAGLDKLDEGTGKYAKGVSKFADGVKDGADEVPSYTAPERDRLAKVASANIESPDTDSVTDVLAGSTIALLIMLALWIGGLVTYTVLKPIPAWALLSTKSSFAVWARGLLPGLVVGVLQALVLSILAVTVMDIDAIQGFDIAVLTFVSAIVFMILNFALVAWFGGVGRFLSVIAVVLAVAGRTIGAVPQFFDFVAPILPLTPSMNGFAAIAAGTTGQAAAYGGLLAWAVIGIVMSLLAIVRARTTKPEAALEMA; encoded by the coding sequence GTGAGACTCGAACGTGCGAACTCGAAGAAGCCGGTGAACTGGTTCTCCCTCCTCGGCCTGGTCCTCATCCCGATCATCGTGGCGGCCGGATTCATCCTCGCCACGTGGAAGAGCGGTGATCGTCTCGAGACCATCGAAGCCGCCATCGTCAACAATGACGATGGGGCGAAGGTCGACGGCAAGACCGTGCCGATCGGCCGTCAGCTGACGAGCGGTCTGGTGGGTGAGGACGAGAACAACATCCACTGGGTCATCACCGACGAAGAGGATGCGCAGAACGGGCTGTCGGACGGCACATACGCCGCGAAGCTGACGATCCCCGAAGGCTTCTCCCGCGCTGTGACCTCGGTCGATGATGCGAAGTCGGCGACGCAGACGCAGCTCGACGTCGACGTGTCCGGGACCGCTCCCGCGCTCGATACGCAGATCTCCCGATCCGTCGCCGAGGTGGCGCGGACGACCTTCAACACGCAGATGACCGAGAACTACCTCGACAACATCTACGTGGGCTTCAACAAGATGAGCGACCAGATGAAGGACCTCGGCGACGCCGCCGGGGAACTCGACAAGGGTGCCGAAGGTCTCAAGGAAGGCACCGGACAATCCGCTGAAGGTGCCGGCGAGCTGTCTACGGGCATGAAGCAGCTCAGTGACAACGGCGGCGAGCTCAAGTCCGGAGCCACGGAGCTGTCGAAGGGCGCCGGCGAACTGTCCAAGGGCGCCTCGGAGATGTCCGGGGGCCTGAACGAACTCGACAAGAAGACCTCGAAGCTGCCCGAGAGCACGCAGAAGCTGGCTGACGGCTCCGGTGAGCTCTCCGACGGCGTCGACGAGTACACGAAGTCCATCGACGAGATCATCAAGGGCTTCGCCGGTTCCGGAGACTCGGGTGAAGGCGGTCTGGGTGACATCACCAAGGGCGGCAAGGAGCTCGAGAAGGGCGCCGACGGTGTGTCCAAGGGCGCCTCCGGCCTCTCCGACGGATTGCACCAGTACCGCGATGGGCTGAAGGAGGGTGCGGACAAGGCCGATCAGCTGGCCGGGACGAAGCCTGATCTCGACGCGCTCGTGGCTGCCGGCATCATGACAAAGGACGAGGCGGAGCAGGCACGGGCCGAGATGTGCCCGACCGGCACTCCCGATCAGGTCTGCCAGGGCATCGAGCAGGCCTATGCACAGGGGCTGTTCAACGGCACCTCGGGTGGTCTGAACCAGGCCGTCGACGGGCTCGAGCAGGAGCAGAACGGCTCGTCCCTCCTCGGCGGGTCCGATGAACTCGCCAAGGGTGCTTCGGAACTCTCCGACGGCGTGACCAAGTTCGTCAAGGGACTCGAGGACGGCCTCGGTGAGCTGACGAAGGGCATGGAGGACATCTCGAAGAACGCTCCGAAGCTGCTCGAGGCCTCGAAGGGACTGCGTGACGGTGCCGCCGGGGTCGCCGACGGCAACCAGCAGCTCGCCGACGGAATGCCGGCCCTGTCCAAGGGCATCGGCAAGGTCGCCGACGGTTCCTCGGAGCTCTCCGACGGTGCCGGTCAGCTCAGCGATGGGCTGAGCGAATACAGCACCGGCGTCGGCAAGTACACCGACGGCGTCTCCGAAGCCGCGACCGGCACCTCCGAACTCTCAGCAGGCCTCGACAAACTCGATGAGGGTACGGGCAAGTACGCGAAGGGCGTGAGCAAGTTCGCCGACGGCGTCAAGGACGGCGCGGACGAAGTGCCGTCCTACACGGCTCCGGAACGTGACCGCTTGGCCAAGGTCGCCTCGGCGAATATCGAATCCCCGGACACGGACAGCGTCACGGATGTGCTGGCGGGATCGACGATCGCGCTGCTCATCATGCTTGCCCTGTGGATCGGCGGACTCGTCACCTACACGGTGCTCAAGCCGATCCCGGCATGGGCTCTCCTCTCGACGAAGTCCTCGTTCGCCGTGTGGGCGCGCGGACTGCTGCCCGGTCTCGTCGTCGGCGTGCTGCAGGCGCTCGTGCTCTCGATCCTCGCGGTCACCGTGATGGACATCGACGCGATCCAAGGCTTCGACATCGCAGTGCTCACATTCGTCTCAGCGATCGTGTTCATGATCCTGAACTTCGCACTCGTGGCGTGGTTCGGGGGAGTGGGCCGGTTCCTCTCGGTCATCGCCGTCGTGCTGGCAGTGGCCGGTCGGACCATCGGGGCGGTGCCGCAGTTCTTCGACTTCGTCGCGCCGATCCTGCCGCTGACTCCGTCGATGAACGGCTTCGCAGCGATCGCCGCAGGCACCACCGGACAGGCTGCCGCGTACGGCGGACTGCTGGCCTGGGCGGTCATCGGCATCGTGATGTCGCTGCTGGCCATCGTCCGGGCCCGGACCACGAAGCCCGAAGCCGCCCTCGAAATGGCGTAG
- a CDS encoding MMPL family transporter codes for MSTFLYALGRRAYQAPWRIIAAWLVIFALVGAGVAAFAKDFDDDFTLPGSEAQTALDSMKSTFPEAAGVAASVIVVADDGEKVTDEKYRDAIADEVERLEDLPHVDTVTSPYSDLVEGAISQDDSAAMISVQYDGTQQDVGEDAGDNLLDALDPLRADLPGAQVEGGGELFQITGVEISWVEGIGVVIAFIVLLLTLGSFRAAGMPLITALIGVGISVLLIVGGTAFATINSSSIMLALMLGLAVGIDYALFIVSRARDLLAEGHDPVEAAGRAVATAGSAVVFAGMTVMIALFGLALAGIPFLTIMGIGASGSVAVAVMISLTMVPALLGLVKSKITPKPTKRYRRAHAAAAQRAKNGTAASAEGSSTGAKATGGSASAPAEVSDPATREQIAAEARAEAGDPYPPTIMNKFFAGWLRAVTKIPLLTIIVIVGGLALFAIPATQLQLSLPTAGDQEEGTPARATYDLIDEHFGPGYNGPLVMTSQIVTSDDPLGDVEDIEKRIEDVDGVEEVIMATPNRDATTALFQIIPTTASDDPATLDTVDRLRSLSDEIEDDFDFDTAVTGATAIQIDVSDQLGKALLPFGIFVVGLSIILLMMVFRSIAVPFKATGGFLLSVFASFGTVVLVFHDGLFAAPLGIDSTGPVISFLPIIVMGILFGLAMDYEVFLVSGMREAYVHGTSARDAIRAGFASSARVVSAAAIIMFSVFAAFVPAGEPIIKSIALALASGIFVDAFLVRMSLVPAIMQLLGDRAWWLPKWLDRILPRLDVEGEGLAHEVALRDWPEPDSDYRVYGRGIGVYSGDRGFARVDISLLPGQILVASGDSRRALLLAVSGRVGLTAGEMKIGQNVLPEHAGRVRRQVPYLDLNRGEADRMISPRDISRMAASAPNLLVIDGAEKLAAGARESAGPARDLRDLLPQLVAEGTTVILGLPDGDVTGIFDPETNYFHLDLDEARPEERGGTDSESDGEHTHAVDSTNMEGVQS; via the coding sequence GTGTCAACTTTCCTCTATGCCCTGGGGCGCCGTGCGTATCAGGCACCCTGGCGGATCATCGCTGCCTGGCTTGTGATCTTCGCGCTCGTCGGTGCCGGAGTCGCCGCGTTCGCCAAGGACTTCGACGACGACTTCACGCTGCCCGGGTCCGAAGCTCAGACCGCGCTCGACTCGATGAAGTCGACGTTCCCCGAGGCGGCCGGTGTCGCGGCCTCCGTCATCGTCGTCGCCGATGACGGGGAGAAGGTCACGGACGAGAAGTACAGGGACGCGATCGCCGACGAGGTCGAACGGCTCGAAGACCTCCCGCACGTCGACACGGTGACCTCCCCGTACTCCGACCTCGTCGAGGGCGCCATCAGCCAGGACGACTCGGCGGCCATGATCTCCGTCCAGTACGACGGCACTCAGCAGGACGTCGGCGAGGATGCCGGCGACAATCTCCTCGACGCCCTCGACCCGCTGCGGGCCGACCTGCCCGGGGCGCAGGTCGAAGGCGGCGGCGAACTCTTCCAGATCACCGGTGTCGAGATCTCCTGGGTCGAAGGCATCGGCGTCGTCATCGCCTTCATCGTCCTCCTGCTCACACTCGGCTCCTTCCGCGCGGCCGGCATGCCGCTGATCACCGCGCTCATCGGCGTCGGCATCTCCGTGCTGCTCATCGTCGGGGGCACCGCATTCGCGACGATCAACTCCTCATCGATCATGCTCGCGCTCATGCTCGGTCTGGCCGTGGGCATCGACTACGCACTCTTCATCGTCTCCCGAGCCAGAGACCTCCTGGCCGAGGGCCACGACCCCGTCGAGGCGGCCGGACGAGCCGTCGCCACCGCCGGATCCGCCGTCGTCTTCGCCGGTATGACCGTGATGATCGCTCTGTTCGGACTCGCCCTGGCCGGCATCCCCTTCCTCACGATCATGGGCATCGGTGCCTCCGGCTCCGTCGCCGTGGCCGTGATGATCTCGCTGACGATGGTCCCCGCCCTGCTCGGCCTCGTGAAGTCGAAGATCACCCCGAAGCCGACGAAACGCTATCGGAGGGCCCACGCCGCGGCCGCTCAGCGGGCGAAGAACGGCACAGCCGCCTCGGCGGAGGGCTCATCGACCGGCGCCAAGGCGACCGGCGGTTCCGCGTCCGCCCCCGCCGAGGTGAGCGATCCCGCAACGCGGGAGCAGATCGCCGCGGAAGCCCGCGCCGAGGCCGGCGACCCGTATCCGCCGACGATCATGAACAAGTTCTTCGCCGGTTGGCTCAGGGCGGTGACGAAGATTCCGCTGCTGACGATCATCGTCATCGTCGGCGGGCTCGCGCTCTTCGCGATCCCCGCCACCCAACTCCAGCTGTCCCTGCCCACGGCCGGTGACCAGGAGGAGGGCACGCCGGCTCGCGCGACCTACGACCTCATCGACGAACACTTCGGACCCGGCTACAACGGCCCCCTGGTGATGACGAGTCAGATCGTGACCAGCGACGACCCGCTCGGTGACGTCGAGGACATCGAGAAGCGCATCGAGGACGTCGACGGCGTCGAAGAGGTCATCATGGCCACCCCGAACCGCGACGCCACGACCGCGCTGTTCCAGATCATCCCGACCACAGCCTCCGATGACCCGGCCACCCTCGACACCGTCGACCGGCTGCGCTCCCTCAGTGACGAGATCGAGGACGACTTCGACTTCGACACCGCCGTCACGGGTGCCACCGCGATCCAGATCGACGTCTCCGACCAGCTCGGCAAGGCGCTGCTGCCCTTCGGCATCTTCGTCGTCGGACTCTCCATCATCCTGCTGATGATGGTCTTCCGTTCGATCGCGGTGCCGTTCAAGGCCACCGGCGGCTTCCTCCTGTCCGTCTTCGCCTCCTTCGGCACGGTCGTCCTCGTCTTCCACGACGGACTCTTCGCAGCACCGCTGGGCATCGACTCGACGGGACCTGTCATCAGCTTCCTGCCGATCATCGTCATGGGCATCCTCTTCGGACTGGCCATGGACTACGAGGTCTTCCTCGTCTCCGGAATGCGCGAAGCCTATGTCCACGGCACGTCGGCCAGGGACGCCATCAGGGCCGGATTCGCCTCCTCCGCCCGCGTTGTCTCAGCCGCGGCGATCATCATGTTCTCGGTCTTCGCGGCCTTCGTCCCCGCCGGCGAACCGATCATCAAATCGATCGCGCTCGCCTTGGCCTCGGGCATCTTCGTCGACGCCTTCCTCGTGCGCATGTCGCTCGTGCCGGCGATCATGCAGCTCCTCGGCGACAGGGCCTGGTGGCTGCCGAAGTGGCTCGATCGGATCCTGCCGCGCCTCGACGTCGAGGGTGAGGGCCTCGCCCACGAGGTGGCCCTGCGCGATTGGCCGGAGCCGGACTCGGACTACCGGGTCTACGGACGCGGAATCGGCGTGTACTCCGGTGACCGCGGCTTCGCCCGCGTCGACATCTCCCTGCTGCCCGGCCAGATCCTCGTCGCCAGCGGCGATTCCCGCCGAGCCCTTCTGCTCGCCGTGTCCGGCCGCGTCGGACTCACGGCCGGGGAGATGAAGATCGGCCAGAACGTCCTGCCCGAACACGCCGGACGGGTCCGCCGACAGGTTCCCTACCTCGACCTCAACCGGGGTGAAGCCGACCGGATGATCAGTCCGCGCGACATCTCTCGGATGGCCGCCTCGGCGCCGAATCTGCTCGTCATCGACGGGGCGGAGAAGCTCGCGGCCGGGGCACGGGAATCGGCCGGACCGGCACGGGATCTGCGCGATCTGCTGCCGCAGCTCGTCGCCGAAGGCACCACCGTCATCCTCGGCCTGCCCGACGGGGATGTGACAGGGATCTTCGATCCCGAAACGAACTACTTCCACCTCGACCTCGACGAGGCTCGACCCGAAGAGCGGGGCGGAACCGACAGCGAATCAGACGGCGAACACACCCACGCCGTCGACAGCACCAACATGGAAGGTGTGCAGTCGTGA
- a CDS encoding C45 family autoproteolytic acyltransferase/hydolase yields the protein MSTEFVPAAEVRPTTFAVRASDHIERGHRRGQELRTGIESTRRAYRRYFSHLAIPEAAVESAAVTSRERLRQWWPTGAEEVEAVAAGAGIDVMELIEIVARTEIMTQAKAAPTECSTVSHTSPGASVAAQNWDWAADFSSLWHFNDVGSVPGQHRHVGIAEFGMLGKIGLNEAGVGVLLNILKHAGDEAGGVPIHMILARILAEAGTLDEALDIIRSAATSSSSVITVITAEAAVQVEIAGALKRERRARAGRAADGETGESGFLLHTNHFLHPDLLDGALELRPDSTSQERYRHLAEAVVRFEAERALARGGEAPADGAAESDGAASPGVGEGHAAVTVGDLTKLLTTGPGEAPVCCIPAPDAAYGNRSATLVSVRIDPARRQIDLAPGSPAEGLRGNRRFQL from the coding sequence ATGAGCACCGAATTCGTTCCCGCCGCCGAGGTGCGGCCCACGACCTTCGCCGTCCGCGCGAGCGACCATATCGAGCGCGGTCACCGCCGCGGCCAGGAGCTGCGCACGGGAATCGAATCCACCCGCAGAGCCTATCGCCGTTACTTCTCGCATCTGGCCATCCCCGAGGCGGCCGTGGAATCCGCGGCCGTGACGAGTCGTGAGCGACTCAGGCAGTGGTGGCCGACCGGCGCCGAGGAGGTCGAAGCCGTGGCCGCCGGAGCGGGCATCGACGTCATGGAGCTCATAGAGATCGTCGCCCGGACCGAGATCATGACCCAGGCGAAGGCCGCACCGACCGAATGCTCGACCGTCAGCCACACGAGCCCGGGTGCCTCCGTGGCCGCGCAGAACTGGGACTGGGCCGCGGACTTCTCCTCGCTGTGGCATTTCAATGACGTCGGTTCCGTGCCTGGTCAGCACCGACATGTGGGCATCGCCGAGTTCGGAATGCTCGGCAAGATCGGTCTCAACGAGGCCGGCGTCGGGGTGCTGCTCAACATCCTCAAACACGCCGGCGACGAAGCCGGGGGAGTGCCCATCCATATGATCCTCGCCCGGATCCTGGCCGAAGCCGGCACTCTCGACGAGGCGCTTGACATCATCCGAAGCGCCGCGACCTCGTCCTCGTCGGTGATCACCGTCATCACCGCCGAGGCGGCCGTCCAGGTCGAGATCGCCGGTGCACTCAAGCGCGAGCGACGGGCCCGCGCGGGCCGTGCGGCCGACGGAGAGACGGGGGAGTCCGGGTTCCTCCTCCACACGAACCATTTTCTGCACCCGGATCTGCTCGACGGTGCGCTCGAACTGCGCCCCGATTCGACCTCGCAGGAACGTTACCGTCACCTCGCCGAGGCGGTCGTGCGCTTCGAAGCCGAACGTGCGCTGGCGCGCGGCGGAGAGGCCCCGGCTGATGGTGCCGCAGAATCCGACGGCGCCGCCTCACCCGGCGTCGGCGAAGGGCACGCGGCCGTCACGGTCGGCGATCTCACGAAGCTGCTGACGACGGGACCGGGAGAGGCGCCCGTGTGCTGCATTCCGGCACCCGACGCCGCCTACGGGAATCGGTCGGCGACGCTGGTGAGCGTGCGCATCGATCCGGCGCGCAGGCAGATCGACCTTGCTCCCGGGTCGCCGGCCGAGGGTCTGCGCGGAAACCGCCGCTTCCAACTCTGA